The following are encoded in a window of uncultured Pseudomonas sp. genomic DNA:
- a CDS encoding M48 family metalloprotease: MSLLRPTLLTLACLLAAPSIASNLPSLGDASSSIVSPQQEHQLGRAWLSLVRGQVSQLDDPQLKDFIETSVYRLSETSQLQDRRLEFVLLNSPQINAFAAPGGIVGVNGGLFLYAQTEAEYASVMAHELAHLSQRHFARGLEAQQRMQIPVMAGMLAGIVAAAAGAGDLGIAAIATTQAAAMQEQRRFSRQNEQEADRIGLVNLEKAGFDPRAMPSMFERLMRQYRYDRKPPEFLLTHPVSESRIADTRNRAEQYTTTGTTDSVRYQLMRARVQLIYEETPGIAAKRFRSMLDENPNMEAARYGLAIAQLKSSQHKQARESLQPLLASTPNDVSYNLAQVELDMATNRLAEAQNRISRLLTLYPSNYPVNQAHIDLLIKQARTQEAERALDEMLKSRGNDPDVWYQVAEVRGLSGNTIGLHQARGEFFALIGDYKQALEQLDYAKRRASNNFQLASRIDARQRELIEEQRIIEQMLR; this comes from the coding sequence ATGAGCCTTTTGCGCCCCACCCTGTTGACGCTTGCCTGCCTGCTGGCAGCCCCCAGCATAGCGAGTAACCTGCCCTCCCTTGGCGACGCCAGTTCTTCCATCGTCTCGCCCCAGCAAGAACACCAGCTAGGGCGCGCCTGGCTGAGCCTGGTGCGCGGCCAGGTCAGCCAGCTCGATGACCCGCAACTCAAGGACTTCATCGAGACGAGCGTGTATCGGCTGAGTGAAACCAGCCAGCTGCAAGACCGTCGCCTGGAGTTCGTCCTGCTTAACAGCCCGCAGATCAACGCCTTTGCCGCCCCCGGCGGGATTGTCGGGGTCAATGGCGGCCTGTTCCTGTATGCCCAGACCGAAGCCGAGTATGCCTCGGTCATGGCCCACGAACTGGCGCACTTGTCACAGCGCCACTTTGCTCGCGGCCTGGAAGCTCAGCAACGCATGCAGATCCCGGTGATGGCCGGCATGCTGGCCGGCATTGTCGCCGCTGCCGCCGGTGCCGGCGACCTGGGGATCGCGGCAATCGCCACCACCCAGGCGGCGGCGATGCAGGAACAGCGGCGCTTCTCGCGCCAGAACGAACAAGAAGCCGACCGTATTGGCCTGGTCAACCTGGAGAAAGCCGGTTTCGACCCGCGCGCCATGCCCAGTATGTTCGAACGCTTAATGCGCCAATATCGCTACGACCGCAAGCCGCCGGAGTTCCTCCTGACCCACCCAGTGTCGGAGTCGCGCATCGCCGACACCCGCAACCGCGCCGAGCAATACACAACCACAGGCACCACCGACAGCGTGCGCTACCAGCTGATGCGCGCCCGCGTGCAGTTGATCTACGAAGAAACACCAGGGATTGCCGCCAAGCGTTTTCGTAGCATGCTCGACGAAAACCCAAACATGGAGGCCGCTCGCTACGGCCTGGCCATTGCGCAACTGAAAAGCAGCCAACACAAACAGGCCCGCGAATCCCTGCAACCACTGCTTGCAAGTACACCCAACGACGTCAGCTACAACCTGGCCCAAGTTGAACTGGACATGGCCACAAACCGTCTTGCCGAGGCGCAAAACCGCATTAGCCGGCTGCTGACCCTCTACCCCAGCAACTATCCGGTTAATCAAGCGCACATCGATCTGCTGATCAAACAAGCACGCACCCAAGAGGCGGAGCGTGCGCTCGACGAGATGCTGAAAAGTCGCGGCAACGATCCAGACGTTTGGTACCAGGTGGCAGAAGTGCGTGGTCTGAGCGGCAATACCATTGGCCTGCACCAGGCCCGCGGTGAGTTTTTCGCCTTGATCGGCGACTACAAGCAGGCGCTGGAACAGCTCGATTACGCCAAGCGCCGCGCCAGCAACAATTTCCAGTTGGCGTCACGCATCGATGCCAGGCAGCGGGAGCTGATAGAGGAGCAACGCATCATCGAACAGATGCTGCGCTAG
- a CDS encoding sulfurtransferase TusA family protein, translating into MTDMHWRAEDFDAQLDACGLNCPLPLLKAKLELNRLASGEVLMVTATDAGSQRDFRAFASLAGHGLLREEVEGGVYRYWLRKA; encoded by the coding sequence ATGACTGATATGCACTGGCGTGCCGAAGACTTCGACGCGCAACTTGATGCTTGTGGCCTCAATTGTCCGCTGCCTTTACTCAAGGCCAAGCTGGAGCTCAATCGTCTGGCCAGTGGCGAGGTGCTTATGGTTACGGCTACCGATGCCGGCTCGCAGCGCGATTTTCGTGCATTCGCGAGCCTCGCCGGGCATGGTTTATTACGTGAAGAGGTCGAGGGCGGCGTGTACCGTTATTGGTTGCGCAAGGCATAG
- a CDS encoding AI-2E family transporter, with amino-acid sequence MFKVFQDWLHRYFSDEQAVVLALLLIVGFAAILTLGGMLAPVLTGMVLAFLMQGLVNAFERLRLPQVVAVWLVFTLFMSMLALFLLVLMPLLWQQLSTLFNELPRMLGEWQSLFLLLPERYPTLITDAQVLQLIEVVRGEVGKFGQWALSFSLSSLPMLVSIMIYLVLVPILVFFFLKDRELIGAWFRSYLPRERSLITRVAQEMNKQIANYIRGKVIEIIICGVVTYVAFAYLGLNYAALLALFVGLSVVVPYIGAVVVTVPVALIGLFQWGLGDQFIYLMVVYGIIQALDGNVLVPLLFSEAVNLHPVAIICAVLLFGGLWGFWGVFFAIPLATLFKAVIDAWPRREQVASK; translated from the coding sequence ATGTTCAAGGTGTTTCAGGATTGGCTACACCGTTATTTTTCCGATGAGCAGGCGGTGGTGTTGGCGCTGCTGCTGATCGTCGGCTTTGCTGCCATTCTGACTTTGGGCGGCATGCTGGCGCCGGTGTTAACTGGCATGGTGCTGGCGTTTCTGATGCAAGGGTTGGTCAATGCCTTTGAGCGTTTGCGTCTGCCCCAGGTGGTGGCAGTGTGGCTGGTGTTTACCCTGTTTATGAGCATGCTCGCGCTGTTTTTGCTGGTACTGATGCCGCTGCTTTGGCAGCAGTTGAGTACCCTGTTCAATGAGCTGCCGCGGATGTTGGGCGAGTGGCAGTCGCTGTTTCTATTATTGCCGGAGCGCTATCCGACGCTGATCACTGATGCGCAGGTGCTGCAGCTGATCGAGGTGGTGCGCGGCGAGGTTGGCAAGTTCGGCCAATGGGCACTGTCGTTTTCCCTGTCCAGCTTGCCGATGCTGGTCAGCATCATGATTTACTTGGTGCTGGTGCCAATTTTGGTGTTCTTTTTCCTCAAGGATCGTGAGCTGATTGGCGCATGGTTTCGCAGCTACTTGCCGCGTGAGCGGTCGCTGATCACCCGCGTGGCACAGGAGATGAACAAGCAGATTGCCAACTACATCCGTGGCAAGGTTATCGAGATCATCATCTGTGGCGTGGTCACCTATGTGGCGTTTGCTTACTTGGGGCTTAACTACGCCGCGCTGCTGGCATTGTTTGTCGGCTTGTCAGTGGTGGTGCCGTATATCGGCGCGGTGGTGGTGACAGTGCCGGTGGCGCTGATTGGCTTGTTCCAGTGGGGGTTGGGGGACCAGTTCATCTACCTGATGGTGGTCTACGGCATTATTCAAGCGCTGGACGGCAACGTTCTGGTGCCGCTGCTGTTCTCCGAGGCGGTCAACCTGCACCCTGTTGCGATCATTTGTGCAGTGTTGTTGTTTGGCGGCCTGTGGGGGTTCTGGGGCGTGTTCTTTGCCATTCCGTTGGCCACCTTATTCAAGGCGGTCATCGACGCCTGGCCGCGCAGAGAGCAGGTGGCATCCAAATAA
- a CDS encoding peroxiredoxin encodes MAVALDTPVADFQAQATSGQTVELSALKGQQVVIYFYPKDSTPGCTTEGQGFRDQYPAFQAANTVVFGVSRDGIKSHENFKSKQAFPFELISDKDEAVCQLFEVIKLKKLYGKEYLGVDRSTFLIDKDGVLRQEWRGVKVPGHVDAVLAAAQALNKA; translated from the coding sequence ATGGCCGTAGCACTCGATACCCCGGTTGCCGATTTCCAAGCACAGGCCACCAGCGGTCAAACTGTTGAGCTGTCCGCACTCAAGGGCCAGCAGGTCGTGATCTATTTCTACCCGAAGGACAGCACCCCCGGCTGCACCACCGAAGGCCAGGGTTTTCGCGACCAATACCCAGCGTTTCAAGCCGCCAACACCGTGGTATTTGGCGTATCCCGGGACGGCATCAAGTCTCACGAGAACTTTAAGAGCAAACAGGCATTTCCTTTCGAGCTGATCTCCGACAAGGATGAAGCTGTTTGCCAGCTGTTCGAGGTGATCAAGCTGAAAAAACTCTACGGCAAGGAATATCTAGGCGTCGACCGCAGCACCTTCCTGATCGACAAAGACGGCGTACTGCGCCAGGAGTGGCGTGGCGTTAAAGTGCCGGGCCATGTCGATGCTGTGCTGGCTGCAGCCCAAGCGCTGAATAAGGCTTAA
- a CDS encoding glycine cleavage system protein R, whose translation MSTPPVREQFLLISALGRNAMELTNVLCRTSHENRCAVVSTRLSRHGEYSALVLQISGSWDALARLESSLPALAKKHSFTANVIRSAASDSRPQALPYVAYVSSVYRPDILNELCQFFIDHHVELENLTCDTYQAPQTGGTMLNTTLTVTLPAGTQISWLRDQFLDFADALNLDALIEPWRPQTP comes from the coding sequence ATGTCCACCCCCCCAGTACGCGAACAATTCCTGCTTATCAGCGCCCTTGGCCGCAACGCCATGGAGCTGACTAACGTGCTCTGCCGCACCAGTCACGAGAACCGTTGCGCCGTGGTCAGCACCCGCCTGAGCCGCCATGGCGAATACAGCGCACTGGTACTGCAAATATCCGGCAGCTGGGATGCGCTGGCGCGCCTTGAGTCGAGCCTGCCAGCACTGGCGAAGAAACACAGCTTCACGGCAAACGTAATTCGCAGCGCCGCGTCCGACAGCCGCCCGCAAGCACTGCCTTATGTAGCGTATGTCAGCTCGGTCTACCGGCCGGACATTCTCAATGAGCTGTGCCAGTTCTTTATCGACCATCACGTCGAGCTGGAGAACCTTACCTGCGACACCTACCAGGCTCCGCAAACCGGCGGCACCATGCTCAACACCACACTGACCGTGACGCTACCCGCCGGTACGCAGATCAGCTGGTTGCGCGATCAGTTTCTCGACTTCGCCGATGCCTTGAATCTGGATGCTTTGATAGAACCTTGGCGTCCACAGACCCCATAA